In the genome of Desulfovibrio desulfuricans, one region contains:
- a CDS encoding C40 family peptidase, with product MQHICVIFLTFAKLFANTVGCSMEAAIHSNTWRRWRNFALLLACAVLLTGCGAFRSAPDSGPAPESARKVVKTAYTQMGKKYRPGGASPQKGFDCSGLIWWAYNQNGVKVPRITSDQAHTGQQVPLSSARQGDILVFRTSSGPRGLHTGIYAGGNSFIHSPRRGENVRVESLDVPYWRNKLIAVRRVVY from the coding sequence ATGCAGCACATATGTGTTATTTTTTTGACTTTTGCAAAATTATTTGCAAACACAGTAGGTTGCAGCATGGAAGCAGCAATACACTCAAACACTTGGCGAAGATGGCGCAATTTTGCGCTGCTCTTGGCATGCGCCGTACTTCTGACAGGCTGCGGAGCTTTCAGATCCGCGCCCGATAGCGGGCCAGCACCTGAATCCGCGCGCAAGGTTGTTAAAACGGCCTATACGCAAATGGGCAAAAAATACAGACCTGGCGGAGCCTCACCGCAAAAGGGCTTTGACTGCTCCGGTTTGATCTGGTGGGCATATAATCAGAACGGCGTAAAAGTGCCGCGTATAACATCCGATCAGGCCCACACAGGGCAGCAGGTACCGCTTTCATCTGCCCGGCAGGGAGACATCCTTGTTTTCCGCACCAGCTCCGGCCCGAGGGGGCTGCATACTGGCATATATGCTGGCGGCAATTCCTTTATCCACAGCCCCAGACGCGGCGAAAATGTGAGGGTTGAAAGCCTTGATGTGCCATACTGGCGCAACAAACTTATCGCGGTAAGGCGGGTTGTGTACTGA